The proteins below come from a single Aphanothece sacrum FPU1 genomic window:
- a CDS encoding amidohydrolase family protein encodes MINGYKIIDADAHVIEPTDMWVKYLEPEFREFAPSADMKIKGELISQKISQQVQEEGNRLMREAHPHAYFNRYNPESHVQSMAQMGIDIAFIYPNYGLWLFAIDSLRAEVIGAFTRAYNTWLYEEFCSYDPHRLRGVGAINLHDPEDMIKELHRIANFGWTAVFLRPNPVKGRILSDPAYEPFWTECEALDIGVGLHEGHWSRLPTTGADRFHTRFALHACSHPMEQMMALLALIEGGVLEGHPRLKVGFLESGCGWLPYWLWRLDEEYKTLQWEVDNNVKLIPSEYFRRQCYIAIEPSEPYLSQVIDYIGSDNLIFGSDYPHMDHKPDIVSQVVKLEKDLSKETVQKILWQNPARFYRVV; translated from the coding sequence ATGATCAATGGATACAAGATTATTGATGCCGATGCCCATGTGATCGAACCAACCGATATGTGGGTGAAATATCTTGAGCCTGAGTTTCGAGAGTTTGCGCCTTCTGCCGACATGAAAATCAAAGGAGAACTCATTAGTCAAAAAATCTCCCAACAAGTCCAAGAAGAAGGCAATCGACTGATGAGGGAAGCCCATCCCCATGCTTACTTCAACCGATATAATCCTGAATCCCATGTTCAATCCATGGCACAAATGGGCATCGATATTGCCTTTATTTATCCTAATTATGGACTCTGGCTATTTGCCATTGATTCTCTTCGAGCAGAAGTAATTGGGGCTTTTACTCGTGCCTATAACACATGGTTATATGAAGAATTTTGCAGTTACGATCCTCATAGGTTAAGGGGAGTCGGTGCAATAAATCTTCATGATCCTGAAGACATGATTAAAGAGTTACATCGCATTGCCAATTTCGGTTGGACAGCCGTTTTTTTGCGTCCCAACCCTGTTAAAGGCAGAATTTTGAGCGATCCTGCCTACGAACCTTTTTGGACGGAATGTGAAGCCTTAGATATAGGGGTGGGCCTTCATGAAGGACACTGGAGTCGTTTACCCACTACAGGAGCAGATCGATTTCATACTCGTTTTGCGCTCCATGCTTGTTCTCACCCGATGGAACAGATGATGGCACTCTTAGCATTAATTGAAGGCGGAGTCTTAGAGGGTCATCCTCGGTTAAAAGTTGGTTTTCTAGAGTCGGGTTGCGGTTGGTTGCCATACTGGTTATGGCGACTTGATGAAGAGTATAAAACTTTACAGTGGGAAGTCGATAATAATGTAAAATTAATACCGTCTGAGTATTTTCGTCGCCAATGTTATATTGCGATTGAACCCTCTGAACCTTATCTATCTCAGGTGATAGATTATATTGGCAGTGACAATCTCATCTTTGGCTCGGATTATCCGCATATGGATCATAAGCCCGATATTGTCAGTCAAGTGGTTAAGCTTGAGAAAGATTTATCGAAAGAAACGGTGCAAAAAATACTTTGGCAGAATCCTGCCCGCTTTTATAGGGTAGTTTAA
- a CDS encoding TOMM precursor leader peptide-binding protein — protein MLSRPHFKSCYSVSTIAPDQVLLLSERGSVCLSDRFLYLVASLVDGDRTTDEIIDKIQWQLLPTIQDSATLFQEVLNISLKIQAALFQLEREGYIVENEDILPDNLLIFCEHLNIQPKLANDRLNTTKIAIKSFNCSGQEQLINNLKSLNIQLVKETDSPDLIIVLIDDYLNPNLKEFNQQTIQSQTSWLLVKPVGTIFWMGPFFKAHETACWQCLAHRLQDNRPMASFIQRQNQDLFAPISPQNILPSSLQTALGMVATEVFKWIIQGKNSRLNQTLMTYDTLTFQSQEHFVIKRPQCPSCGQISYELRQRPLPVVLGHRPKTFTTDGGHRTCSPQETLRKYQHLISPITGVVRELTKIRLNPLNHTYIAKHHFVTVFDDLENLRKNLGGRSSGKGRTDIQAKASGFCEAIERYSGVFQGNEIRIKNSYEKMGDRAIDPNHCMNFSQQQYDSRIEWNTNCHGWFQKVPEPFDQEREIDWTPVWSLTAGDFKYLPTSYCYYGYPQGNYLDCWADSNGCAAGNTIEEAILQGFMELVERDSVALWWYNRLSKPQVNLDSFDDAYVQNLREYYQKLGRELWVLDITTDLNIPSFAAISAKKDNSVEDIILGYGTHFDVNIALSRALTELNQILPSVLAANPDGTTNYPQYVDPLALTWWKEAKLSEHFYLMPNSHLKAKNYTDYAQFFSNDLLDDVKLCQKIVEEKKMEMLVLDQTRPDIGLRVAKVIVPGMRHLWKRLGSGRLYDVPKTMGWLSESLTENQLNPFAMWM, from the coding sequence CAACCATCGCACCCGATCAAGTGTTGCTATTATCGGAAAGAGGCTCGGTTTGTTTGAGCGATCGCTTTTTATATCTGGTTGCTTCTTTGGTGGACGGCGATCGCACTACGGATGAAATTATTGACAAAATTCAATGGCAACTACTACCCACGATTCAAGATAGTGCAACCTTGTTTCAAGAAGTTTTAAATATTAGTCTTAAAATTCAAGCGGCCTTATTTCAACTAGAAAGAGAAGGTTATATTGTCGAGAATGAGGATATTTTACCAGACAATTTACTCATTTTTTGTGAACATCTGAATATTCAACCCAAACTTGCCAATGACAGATTAAACACTACAAAAATTGCAATAAAATCTTTTAATTGCTCAGGACAAGAACAATTAATTAATAATTTAAAATCCCTAAACATTCAATTAGTTAAGGAAACCGATTCTCCCGATTTAATCATCGTTTTGATAGATGATTATCTTAACCCCAACTTAAAAGAATTTAATCAACAAACCATACAATCTCAAACCTCTTGGCTATTAGTAAAACCTGTAGGTACAATTTTCTGGATGGGGCCGTTTTTTAAGGCTCACGAAACCGCCTGTTGGCAATGTTTAGCCCATCGTTTGCAAGATAATCGGCCAATGGCTAGTTTTATTCAAAGACAGAATCAAGATTTATTTGCTCCTATTTCCCCGCAAAATATTCTACCTTCTAGCCTACAAACTGCTTTAGGAATGGTGGCAACGGAAGTTTTTAAATGGATTATTCAGGGAAAAAATAGCAGATTAAATCAGACTTTAATGACCTATGATACTTTAACTTTCCAAAGTCAAGAACACTTTGTTATTAAACGTCCCCAATGTCCCAGTTGTGGACAAATAAGCTATGAGTTAAGGCAAAGACCTTTACCAGTAGTATTAGGTCATCGTCCGAAAACCTTTACTACCGATGGCGGTCATCGCACTTGTTCCCCTCAAGAAACTCTTAGGAAATATCAACATCTCATTAGTCCCATAACAGGTGTAGTTCGAGAATTAACTAAAATTAGGTTAAATCCATTAAATCATACTTACATTGCCAAGCATCATTTTGTTACCGTTTTTGATGATTTAGAGAATCTGCGTAAAAATTTGGGAGGGAGAAGTTCAGGTAAAGGAAGAACTGATATTCAGGCAAAAGCTAGTGGTTTTTGTGAAGCGATTGAACGTTATTCTGGTGTATTTCAAGGAAACGAAATCAGGATAAAAAATAGTTATGAAAAAATGGGCGATCGCGCAATTGATCCTAATCATTGTATGAATTTTAGTCAACAACAATATGACAGCAGAATAGAATGGAATACTAACTGTCATGGTTGGTTTCAAAAAGTACCTGAACCCTTTGATCAAGAGCGAGAAATTGACTGGACACCTGTTTGGTCGTTAACCGCAGGAGATTTCAAATATTTACCCACCTCTTATTGTTATTATGGCTATCCTCAAGGGAATTATTTAGATTGTTGGGCAGACTCTAACGGTTGTGCTGCAGGAAATACTATTGAAGAAGCAATCCTACAAGGATTTATGGAATTAGTAGAGCGGGATAGTGTGGCTTTATGGTGGTATAATCGTCTATCTAAACCCCAAGTTAATCTAGATAGTTTTGACGATGCCTATGTTCAAAATTTGAGAGAATATTATCAAAAATTGGGTAGAGAATTGTGGGTATTAGATATAACCACCGATCTAAATATTCCTAGTTTTGCTGCTATTTCTGCAAAAAAAGATAACTCTGTAGAGGATATTATCTTAGGCTACGGTACACATTTTGATGTCAATATTGCCCTCAGTCGCGCTTTAACGGAACTTAATCAAATTCTGCCCAGTGTTTTAGCTGCTAACCCCGACGGAACAACAAATTATCCCCAATATGTTGATCCTTTAGCCCTTACTTGGTGGAAAGAAGCAAAATTAAGCGAACATTTCTATTTAATGCCTAACTCCCATCTAAAAGCCAAAAACTATACAGATTATGCCCAATTTTTCAGTAATGATCTTTTAGATGACGTAAAACTTTGTCAAAAAATTGTCGAGGAGAAAAAGATGGAAATGCTAGTATTAGATCAAACTCGTCCAGACATCGGTTTAAGGGTAGCAAAAGTTATCGTGCCAGGAATGCGACATTTATGGAAACGTTTAGGGTCGGGGCGATTGTATGATGTACCAAAAACAATGGGATGGTTGTCCGAGTCTTTAACGGAAAATCAACTCAATCCTTTCGCGATGTGGATGTAA
- a CDS encoding AAA family ATPase — MLTNYQIIEKIYESANSLVYRATLKPDNQFIILKILKENYPTASELTRYKQEYEITRSLNADSIVKAYNLQRYENSLAIILEDFGGQSLKLLLSQSQLSLENFLTIAIKTTESLEAIHTANIIHKDINPSNIVYNPQTEQLKIIDFGIATRLYQEFPTVCSPNQLEGTLAYIAPEQTGRMNRGIDYRSDFYSLGVTFYELLSNKLPFETTDLMELVHCHIAQQPLPIHELIPDIPLAVSNIVRKLLAKTPEERYQSAWGIKADLETCLNQLKTLGQISQFPLGSQDIAQKFHIPQKLYGREQEVTQLLTTFEKVSQGTTGMILISGYSGIGKSALVNEIYKPITEKRGYFIRGKFDQLKRDIPYFAIYQAFQYLINKLLSESEITLQTWRKKILEALDNNGQIIIDVIPEVGKIIGQQSPVEQLGGTESQNRFNLFFKRFLGVFCKKEHPLVIFLDDLQWADLSSLNLIEQLMSNPDNQYFLMIGAYRNNEVSPTHPLMHTLEKINQAQVLINEVNLYPLKIQDINQLIADTLSCSTEVSKPLAELIAAKTGGNPFFLTQFLYFLYQENLLVFDHYQSFLNSEYNQPGYWRWNIKQIKSVSITDNVVELMVSKIEKLDLKTQQILKLAACIGNHFDLEILSIVNDKSQIVTARDLQHSINEGLIIPLNNNYKVPLLWDLVDTSHNSQVSSKLDSTYIPYKFLHDRIQQAAYSLIPEKEKKQVHLQIGRLFLKNIKENELQNNIFDIVNHLNKGSALISEQIEKDELAKLNLQAGKKAKTSTAYESALIYFETGSGLLTENSWDYQYKLTLELQVETLEVLYLNIKWERIEELSAIILQKANNILDQVKVYELAILSYYALFQPEKAIDTAVKALEKLGIKIPKKLVSESEIKNRIKQEDRSLKLLLKGKSIEDIAALPIMTDPYKLAAMSILQPVMTATWTTNFSLFVEIILIQLNLCVKYNNPPQAAVTYACYGMLLCAVIGDIDGGYQFGKLSTTLLEKYNIPKVEPLVIYLYYAFIWHCKECINDNLALEEILNSLQKGIDTGNNEYVCYLSLTYCFIKFFGGCDLKQVEEDYRKYTKLIKKLNQEYSINLMEICRNIIANLRQSNQDKYLLIGNSQDEENRHLEKYINQNNQWLLFVYYFGKTLVFYILKDSLNAFKNSQYAGKYVMAISGAVSFNVQHIFYSSLAYLAHYNNFDIEQRKELLEQVENNQESMKIWAENCAENFQHKYDLVEAEKARILGQNWKAQEFYEKAIQGAKKYEFIHEEALAYERASEFYFSLGREEIGKLYLRNAYHCYLHWGAKAKVKQLEEEYPQYLLGISNQNKSNRPSTNISTTGTEGEILDLATILKASQAISSEVNLENLLQKLIKIVIENAGAQKGYLLLKQENNWVIEAQGIANNDEISLLQSIRIDSVNTDNNTPILPTTIIHYVARTQESLVLNNAVSEEQFINDRYIIANQTKSILCTPLINQGNLSGIVYLENNLTTDAFTPKRIEILNILSAQAAISIDNSRLYQTLEKKVEERTKELSQTIEILKATQVELRFENDLLKSEESFSTFDYQVGGSLPMDTPTYVVRAGDRYLYKALKRGEFCYVLNPRQVGKSSLMVRMINFLQCEGYCCAPIDMTRIGSENVTPEQWYKGFAFELLRRFDLRSKINFKTWWRERGDISPVQKLSQLIEEVLLMEAGRENGVPSKPLVIFIDEIDSVLGLKFSVHDFFAFIRSCYNQRSINPAYERLTFALFGVTTPGDLMTDIQITPFNIGQAIHLEGFKEHEAQPLLQGLAEKVSNPQTLLKEVLNWTNGQPFLTQKICKLIRDSSAPIPVNDQATWLQNFIQIHVIQNWEFQDEPEHLRTIRDRMFKSKQSAQLLELYRRVLEREEIAMTDSSVERELLLSGLVIKEPNFLKVNNRIYRLIFNHSWLTGSR, encoded by the coding sequence ATGTTAACAAACTATCAGATTATCGAAAAAATCTATGAAAGTGCTAACTCATTAGTTTATCGAGCCACACTAAAGCCAGATAATCAATTTATTATTCTTAAAATTCTCAAAGAAAACTATCCTACTGCTTCAGAACTCACACGCTATAAACAAGAATATGAAATTACTCGTTCTTTGAATGCAGATAGTATTGTTAAAGCCTATAACTTACAGCGATATGAGAATAGTTTAGCAATAATTTTAGAAGACTTTGGCGGTCAATCTTTAAAATTATTACTATCCCAGAGTCAATTAAGCTTAGAAAACTTTCTCACTATTGCGATTAAAACAACTGAGAGTTTAGAAGCAATTCACACTGCTAACATCATCCACAAAGACATTAACCCTTCTAATATTGTTTATAACCCCCAAACGGAACAACTCAAAATCATTGATTTTGGCATTGCCACCCGTTTATATCAGGAATTTCCGACGGTTTGCTCCCCTAATCAACTAGAAGGAACTTTAGCTTATATTGCGCCAGAACAAACAGGTAGAATGAACAGAGGGATAGATTATCGCAGTGATTTTTATTCTCTTGGCGTTACTTTCTATGAACTTTTAAGCAACAAACTTCCTTTTGAAACGACTGACCTAATGGAGTTAGTTCATTGTCATATCGCACAACAACCCTTACCCATTCATGAACTAATTCCTGATATTCCCTTAGCTGTATCTAATATCGTCAGAAAATTGTTGGCTAAAACCCCAGAGGAAAGATATCAAAGTGCTTGGGGAATTAAAGCTGATTTAGAAACCTGTCTTAATCAATTAAAGACTCTAGGGCAAATTTCTCAGTTTCCTTTAGGAAGTCAGGATATTGCCCAGAAGTTTCATATTCCTCAAAAACTGTATGGTCGAGAACAGGAAGTTACTCAACTTTTAACGACTTTTGAGAAAGTTAGCCAAGGGACAACTGGAATGATTCTCATTTCTGGTTATTCAGGTATTGGTAAATCTGCTTTAGTCAATGAAATTTACAAACCCATCACAGAAAAACGAGGGTACTTTATTAGGGGTAAATTTGATCAATTGAAGCGAGATATTCCTTATTTTGCTATTTATCAGGCTTTTCAATACTTAATTAATAAACTCCTAAGCGAATCGGAAATAACGCTACAAACTTGGAGAAAGAAAATTTTAGAAGCTTTAGATAATAATGGTCAAATTATTATCGATGTAATTCCCGAAGTCGGAAAAATTATCGGACAACAGTCACCAGTTGAACAGCTAGGCGGAACTGAAAGTCAAAATCGATTTAATTTATTTTTTAAACGATTTCTAGGTGTTTTTTGCAAAAAAGAACATCCTTTAGTTATCTTTCTTGATGATTTACAATGGGCAGATTTATCGTCTCTGAATTTAATTGAGCAATTAATGTCAAATCCCGACAACCAATATTTTCTAATGATAGGGGCATATCGAAATAATGAAGTTAGTCCAACTCATCCTCTAATGCACACTTTAGAGAAAATTAATCAAGCACAAGTTCTAATAAATGAGGTTAACCTTTATCCTTTAAAAATTCAGGATATTAATCAATTAATCGCCGATACCCTAAGTTGTTCAACGGAAGTCTCAAAACCTTTAGCTGAGTTGATTGCTGCAAAAACTGGCGGCAATCCTTTTTTCCTAACTCAATTTCTTTATTTTTTATACCAAGAAAATTTATTAGTATTTGATCACTATCAATCTTTTCTTAATTCAGAATACAATCAGCCGGGTTATTGGCGATGGAATATAAAACAAATCAAAAGTGTATCCATTACTGATAATGTAGTTGAATTGATGGTCAGCAAAATTGAAAAATTAGATCTAAAAACTCAACAAATTCTTAAATTAGCAGCCTGTATTGGCAACCATTTTGATTTAGAAATTCTTTCTATCGTCAATGATAAATCTCAAATAGTAACCGCTAGAGATCTACAGCATAGCATAAATGAAGGTTTAATAATTCCTCTAAATAATAATTATAAAGTTCCTCTGCTTTGGGATTTAGTGGATACATCACATAATTCTCAAGTATCTTCTAAGTTAGATTCTACTTACATTCCCTACAAATTTTTACATGATCGAATACAACAAGCTGCTTATTCCCTAATTCCAGAAAAAGAAAAAAAGCAAGTTCATCTACAAATAGGTCGTTTATTCCTGAAAAATATTAAAGAGAATGAGTTACAAAACAACATTTTTGATATTGTCAATCATCTTAATAAAGGGTCTGCCTTAATCAGTGAGCAAATAGAAAAAGATGAGTTAGCTAAATTAAATCTTCAAGCAGGGAAAAAAGCCAAAACTTCAACCGCTTATGAATCAGCTTTAATATATTTTGAGACTGGTTCAGGATTATTAACAGAAAATAGCTGGGATTATCAATATAAATTGACATTAGAACTTCAGGTAGAAACCTTAGAAGTTCTATACTTAAATATCAAGTGGGAGCGAATTGAAGAACTATCTGCAATTATTTTGCAAAAGGCGAACAATATTCTCGATCAAGTTAAGGTATATGAGTTAGCAATCTTGTCTTATTATGCTCTATTTCAACCAGAGAAAGCCATTGATACTGCTGTTAAAGCATTAGAAAAACTTGGGATAAAAATCCCCAAAAAACTTGTTAGTGAGAGTGAAATAAAAAATAGGATTAAACAAGAAGATAGATCTCTAAAATTGCTATTGAAAGGTAAAAGCATTGAAGATATAGCTGCTTTGCCTATAATGACCGATCCTTATAAACTAGCAGCTATGTCCATATTACAGCCTGTTATGACTGCAACATGGACAACAAATTTTTCATTATTTGTTGAGATAATCTTAATTCAGCTTAATCTGTGTGTTAAATATAATAACCCTCCTCAAGCTGCTGTTACTTATGCTTGTTATGGAATGCTTCTTTGTGCAGTAATAGGGGATATTGATGGTGGATATCAGTTTGGAAAACTATCTACCACACTTTTGGAGAAATACAACATTCCTAAAGTAGAACCTTTAGTTATATATTTGTATTACGCATTCATATGGCATTGCAAAGAATGTATTAATGACAATCTGGCACTAGAAGAAATACTAAATAGTTTACAAAAAGGAATAGATACCGGCAATAATGAGTATGTTTGTTATCTATCTCTAACCTATTGCTTTATCAAGTTTTTTGGAGGGTGTGATTTGAAACAAGTTGAAGAGGATTATAGAAAATACACCAAATTAATCAAAAAACTAAATCAAGAATATTCGATAAATTTAATGGAAATATGCAGAAATATTATCGCAAATTTAAGACAAAGTAACCAAGATAAATATCTATTGATCGGAAACTCTCAAGATGAAGAAAATAGACATTTAGAAAAATATATTAATCAAAATAATCAATGGTTGTTATTTGTTTACTATTTTGGAAAAACTCTGGTTTTTTATATTCTAAAAGATTCTCTTAATGCTTTTAAGAATAGTCAATATGCAGGAAAATATGTTATGGCAATCAGCGGAGCAGTATCATTCAATGTACAACACATTTTTTATTCTTCTCTTGCTTATCTTGCCCATTACAATAATTTTGATATTGAGCAGCGAAAAGAATTACTAGAACAAGTAGAAAATAATCAGGAAAGTATGAAAATATGGGCTGAAAATTGTGCTGAAAATTTTCAACATAAATACGATTTAGTTGAAGCAGAAAAAGCAAGAATCTTAGGTCAAAACTGGAAAGCTCAAGAATTCTATGAAAAAGCAATTCAAGGAGCCAAGAAATATGAATTTATCCACGAAGAAGCCTTAGCCTACGAACGTGCTTCGGAATTTTATTTTTCTCTAGGTCGAGAAGAAATTGGTAAATTGTATCTCAGAAATGCTTATCATTGTTATCTCCATTGGGGAGCAAAAGCCAAAGTCAAACAACTAGAAGAAGAATATCCCCAATATTTATTAGGTATCTCCAACCAAAATAAATCCAACAGACCAAGCACAAATATCTCTACTACTGGAACTGAGGGAGAAATACTTGATCTTGCAACAATTCTCAAAGCCTCCCAAGCCATATCAAGCGAAGTAAATCTCGAAAATCTACTGCAAAAATTGATAAAAATTGTGATTGAAAATGCAGGAGCGCAAAAAGGTTATCTGCTTTTAAAACAGGAAAATAATTGGGTTATCGAAGCCCAAGGAATAGCCAATAACGACGAAATTAGTCTCCTACAATCTATTCGCATAGACTCAGTAAATACTGATAACAACACCCCCATTTTACCTACTACTATTATCCACTATGTCGCCCGTACCCAAGAATCTCTCGTTTTAAATAATGCTGTTTCAGAAGAACAATTTATTAACGATCGCTATATTATCGCCAACCAAACAAAATCCATTCTCTGTACTCCCTTAATCAATCAAGGAAACCTAAGCGGTATTGTTTATCTCGAAAATAACTTAACTACAGATGCTTTTACTCCTAAACGAATCGAAATTTTAAATATTCTTTCTGCTCAAGCCGCTATTTCCATTGATAATTCAAGACTCTATCAAACTTTAGAAAAGAAAGTAGAAGAAAGGACTAAAGAATTGTCCCAAACCATAGAAATTCTCAAAGCTACCCAAGTCGAACTCCGTTTTGAAAATGATTTGCTCAAAAGCGAAGAATCTTTTTCAACTTTTGATTATCAAGTGGGCGGAAGCTTACCGATGGATACCCCTACCTACGTCGTGCGAGCAGGCGATCGCTATCTCTATAAAGCCTTAAAACGGGGAGAATTCTGCTACGTTCTTAATCCCCGACAGGTGGGCAAATCTAGCTTGATGGTGCGGATGATTAATTTTCTACAGTGCGAAGGATATTGCTGTGCGCCCATTGATATGACCCGTATCGGCAGTGAAAATGTGACTCCAGAGCAATGGTATAAAGGATTTGCCTTTGAGTTATTACGACGCTTTGATTTACGCAGCAAGATTAATTTTAAAACCTGGTGGCGAGAACGAGGCGATATTTCTCCTGTGCAAAAATTAAGTCAATTGATCGAAGAAGTCCTATTAATGGAAGCGGGTAGAGAAAACGGAGTTCCCTCAAAACCCTTGGTTATTTTTATTGATGAAATTGATAGCGTTCTAGGTTTAAAATTCTCAGTTCATGACTTTTTTGCCTTCATTCGTTCCTGTTACAATCAACGCAGTATTAATCCCGCTTATGAGCGTTTGACCTTTGCCCTTTTTGGTGTGACGACTCCTGGGGATTTAATGACCGATATTCAGATAACGCCTTTTAATATTGGTCAAGCTATTCATCTAGAAGGCTTTAAAGAACATGAAGCTCAACCTCTATTGCAA